Proteins from one uncultured Anaeromusa sp. genomic window:
- a CDS encoding ABC transporter ATP-binding protein, which yields MGKGWRFWLEEAVDIAAKEAAWAVELQGVCKTYVTGAGEFSALKGVNLTVAAGEFVAVIGKSGSGKSTLINMITGIDRPTAGEVWVAGTPVHRLSENQSAIWRGRTVGVVFQFFQLLPTLTALENVMLPMDFCNVHAWEERPQRALDLLDLVGVADQADKLPANLSGGQQQRVAIARSLANDPPLLVADEPTGNLDTKTAEAVIALFKRLSQAGKTIIMVTHDGELARQGSRIVTVAEGLILEADGAAADG from the coding sequence ATGGGAAAAGGCTGGCGGTTTTGGCTGGAAGAAGCGGTGGACATTGCGGCGAAAGAAGCTGCCTGGGCGGTAGAGCTGCAGGGGGTCTGCAAGACCTATGTTACTGGCGCCGGCGAGTTTTCGGCCCTGAAAGGCGTCAATCTGACTGTAGCTGCTGGAGAGTTTGTGGCGGTCATTGGCAAGTCAGGGAGCGGCAAATCGACGCTGATCAATATGATCACAGGCATTGACAGGCCTACGGCAGGGGAAGTCTGGGTGGCGGGAACGCCAGTGCACCGTCTTTCGGAGAATCAAAGCGCTATTTGGCGGGGGCGGACGGTGGGGGTGGTCTTTCAGTTCTTTCAGTTGCTGCCTACTTTGACGGCCTTGGAAAATGTTATGCTCCCTATGGATTTCTGCAATGTCCATGCGTGGGAGGAACGGCCGCAGCGGGCGTTGGATCTGTTGGATCTCGTTGGCGTAGCCGATCAGGCGGACAAGCTGCCGGCTAATTTGTCCGGCGGACAACAGCAGCGGGTGGCTATTGCCCGCTCGCTCGCCAATGATCCGCCGCTGTTGGTGGCGGATGAGCCTACAGGAAATTTGGACACCAAGACGGCGGAGGCGGTGATTGCTTTGTTCAAAAGGCTGTCGCAAGCGGGAAAAACCATTATTATGGTTACTCACGACGGTGAGTTGGCTCGTCAAGGCAGCCGCATTGTTACCGTAGCGGAAGGGCTGATTTTAGAGGCCGACGGGGCGGCCGCAGATGGCTAG
- a CDS encoding HD domain-containing protein, producing the protein MTEMTVPWQKTLASWWESYVRRFWGRDEETDYHVRLKVAHTARVRNIARQLMHPRELPAQELALVDVAALLHDVGRFPQYWQYRTFRDLLSVDHADLGAKTLDEEGVWQWLPPEAAVVLRQAVVWHNKRALPPEAAGAAWLPAQVVRDADKLDIFDMLTTDKEYRMPPTDGISQAGGVSEEIADMVAAGRLGLPAQVKTAADQQAFRISWVYDLNTVEAVRYVDRAGFLPLMLAALPEGEAKVRIGQAVEACVKRRLATEA; encoded by the coding sequence ATGACGGAAATGACGGTCCCGTGGCAGAAAACGCTGGCTTCTTGGTGGGAGTCCTATGTGCGGCGTTTTTGGGGACGAGATGAAGAGACCGATTACCATGTGCGGCTGAAGGTGGCTCACACGGCGCGGGTAAGGAATATTGCGCGGCAATTGATGCACCCAAGAGAATTGCCGGCGCAGGAATTGGCTTTGGTGGATGTTGCGGCCTTGCTCCATGATGTGGGACGTTTTCCGCAATATTGGCAGTATCGGACGTTTCGGGACTTATTGTCGGTGGATCATGCAGACTTGGGCGCTAAAACGCTGGATGAAGAAGGCGTCTGGCAGTGGCTGCCGCCGGAAGCGGCGGTAGTGCTGCGGCAGGCGGTGGTCTGGCACAACAAGCGGGCGTTGCCGCCAGAAGCCGCTGGGGCGGCGTGGCTGCCGGCGCAAGTGGTCCGGGATGCGGACAAGCTGGATATTTTCGACATGCTTACAACAGACAAAGAATATCGCATGCCGCCTACTGACGGAATTTCCCAAGCAGGCGGCGTGTCCGAGGAAATTGCCGATATGGTGGCTGCCGGGAGGCTGGGCTTGCCGGCGCAGGTGAAAACAGCGGCGGATCAGCAGGCCTTTCGCATTTCTTGGGTGTATGATCTCAATACGGTGGAAGCCGTACGTTATGTTGACCGGGCCGGATTCTTACCGCTGATGCTGGCGGCTCTGCCGGAGGGAGAGGCAAAGGTTCGGATTGGGCAGGCGGTAGAGGCTTGTGTGAAGCGGCGGTTGGCAACAGAGGCATAG
- a CDS encoding Ppx/GppA phosphatase family protein, producing MKERERVAIIDLGSNSARLIVVDIDRRGAYNLVYNQKETVRLGEGLAATGQLQEAAMRRAVGTLQVFAHMNQLFKVDKVLAVATAAVRNAKNGADFLRQAKKETGIPLRVISGEAEAKLGYLGVVNTLDIEEGIVFDLGGASTELTLIKGRKAQTAVSMPFGAVTLTEYLGARPNEKKLLELQNHLWDQLVGLSWLKDSGVPLIGIGGTARNIAKMDQRKKGYPFPKVHNYRLGKMAFQELYRSLAGMTLSQRRKVPGLSNERADIIVPGLAIVNALFDITSSQQFLVSGCGVREGLFMQYYQSRHGEGELVRDILEHSTHNMMLSYNLDETHAQHVASLADQLWQGWGDRAELGARERRLLRVSALLHDIGISINYYDHPRHSAYLVENARLFGLTHREQMLCAVMAGWHNGLSMKYVRNRMYSEFLDEGDWMRARKLSLLLAVAEALDTTQMQLVRRVKAGFDLENGLALLELELREAAVIEQENVNKLKKAFKKEFNLELTVMA from the coding sequence ATGAAAGAGCGGGAACGGGTGGCTATTATTGACCTGGGATCGAACTCGGCGCGGCTGATTGTGGTGGATATTGACCGAAGAGGCGCCTATAATTTGGTATATAATCAAAAAGAGACGGTCCGGCTGGGGGAAGGCTTAGCCGCTACGGGGCAATTGCAGGAGGCGGCTATGCGGCGGGCGGTAGGCACGCTGCAGGTGTTTGCCCATATGAACCAGTTGTTTAAAGTGGATAAGGTCTTGGCCGTAGCGACCGCGGCGGTGCGCAATGCTAAAAATGGCGCTGATTTTTTGCGGCAAGCTAAAAAAGAGACAGGCATTCCGCTGCGGGTGATCAGTGGCGAAGCGGAAGCAAAATTGGGGTATTTGGGCGTAGTAAACACCTTGGATATTGAAGAAGGCATTGTGTTCGACTTGGGCGGCGCTAGTACCGAGTTGACACTAATTAAAGGGCGCAAAGCGCAGACCGCGGTCAGTATGCCTTTTGGCGCGGTGACGCTGACGGAGTACCTGGGGGCGCGGCCGAACGAGAAAAAACTGCTGGAACTGCAAAATCATTTGTGGGATCAGTTGGTAGGCTTAAGCTGGCTTAAGGACAGCGGCGTACCGCTGATTGGCATTGGCGGCACGGCGCGGAACATTGCCAAAATGGATCAACGCAAAAAAGGCTATCCTTTTCCCAAAGTGCATAATTATCGCCTCGGGAAAATGGCGTTCCAGGAACTCTACCGCAGTTTGGCGGGGATGACGTTGTCCCAGCGCCGCAAAGTGCCAGGGTTAAGTAATGAACGGGCGGATATTATTGTGCCGGGCCTGGCGATTGTTAATGCACTGTTTGACATAACCTCCAGCCAGCAGTTTCTGGTAAGCGGCTGCGGCGTGCGCGAAGGTTTGTTTATGCAGTATTACCAGTCGCGTCATGGCGAGGGGGAATTGGTACGGGATATTTTAGAGCATAGTACGCATAATATGATGTTGTCCTATAATTTGGATGAAACGCACGCGCAGCATGTGGCTAGCTTGGCGGATCAACTTTGGCAGGGCTGGGGAGATCGGGCGGAGCTGGGGGCGCGGGAGCGGAGGTTGCTGCGCGTGTCGGCCTTGCTGCATGATATCGGCATTTCCATCAATTATTACGATCATCCCCGGCACAGCGCTTATTTGGTGGAGAACGCCCGGCTTTTCGGTCTGACCCACAGAGAGCAGATGTTGTGCGCCGTAATGGCTGGCTGGCATAACGGTCTTTCTATGAAATACGTTCGCAACCGCATGTATAGCGAATTTCTGGACGAGGGAGACTGGATGCGGGCGCGCAAGCTGAGTTTGCTGCTCGCCGTGGCGGAAGCGTTGGATACGACGCAAATGCAGCTGGTACGCCGGGTGAAGGCGGGTTTTGACCTGGAAAACGGGTTGGCTCTCTTGGAACTAGAACTGCGGGAAGCGGCGGTTATTGAACAAGAAAACGTGAATAAGCTGAAAAAAGCTTTTAAAAAGGAATTCAATCTGGAATTGACGGTGATGGCGTAA
- a CDS encoding HD domain-containing protein — MHKNHPSLFAAIHVGSEQVSLQIVEYRNLETIHVLENIHRQISLGEETFQTGRIGTDTVAELCDILKGFRRKLTEYGVRDYRLMATTAIREAANQPYIIDQIQIKADLEAEVIDMPQEIFFKYVAIFRKMQVLGLTAGKEALLFVDITSGGLGITLYRNGRILYQQNIHIGVLRIKESFNKTQRDSLSFQQALGEYIFSVIEPVRPALAGHTIRYVVLSGPDTELFLQMLGRKTRCALDSVKQEEFLVLYKRLHKLNLSQVMQAFALTEAKADMALPTIILYQQLLSLCQAQELAVVNDQFLDGMTVCHLAQKTKHPWLDEIDKQTFSLIRSLAKKYQQHDGHSEAVAAVSLQLFDKLHRAHGLGKRERQLLEGAALLHDIGKFVSLRSHYLFSHRLILSSDILGFSEKEKLIMACVAQYHSKGTPQPSDPTLSGLSVQEQMTVAKLAAIIRLADAIDRTHRQKALKIELTFRGEELLVTVTTREDYALEQWTFADKASFFENVFGIRPILIRQAG; from the coding sequence ATGCACAAAAACCATCCCAGTCTCTTTGCAGCCATTCATGTAGGCTCTGAGCAAGTCAGCCTGCAAATTGTAGAATACCGCAATTTAGAAACCATACACGTTCTTGAGAACATACACCGGCAGATTTCTTTGGGCGAAGAAACCTTTCAAACCGGACGCATCGGCACCGACACGGTGGCTGAGCTGTGCGATATTCTTAAAGGATTTCGCCGCAAGCTGACGGAATACGGGGTGCGCGATTACCGCCTCATGGCGACTACTGCCATTCGCGAGGCCGCCAATCAACCCTATATTATCGACCAAATTCAAATTAAAGCCGACCTAGAGGCAGAGGTCATCGACATGCCTCAGGAAATCTTTTTTAAATATGTGGCGATTTTTCGCAAAATGCAAGTTCTCGGCTTAACAGCCGGCAAGGAAGCTTTGCTCTTTGTAGACATTACTTCCGGCGGCTTGGGCATCACCCTCTACCGCAACGGCCGCATTCTCTACCAACAGAATATCCACATCGGCGTGCTGCGCATCAAAGAAAGCTTCAATAAAACCCAGCGAGACTCCCTCTCCTTTCAGCAAGCCTTAGGCGAATACATTTTCAGCGTCATCGAGCCGGTTCGGCCAGCCCTGGCGGGGCACACCATCCGCTATGTAGTCCTCTCCGGGCCGGATACGGAGCTGTTTTTGCAGATGTTGGGCCGCAAAACACGCTGCGCCCTGGACTCGGTCAAGCAGGAAGAGTTTCTGGTGCTGTACAAGCGTTTGCATAAGCTCAACCTCTCCCAAGTCATGCAGGCCTTCGCCCTCACTGAAGCCAAGGCGGACATGGCCTTACCGACCATCATCCTGTACCAGCAGCTGCTTTCTCTCTGCCAAGCCCAGGAACTGGCGGTCGTCAACGATCAATTTCTCGACGGCATGACGGTCTGCCATCTCGCCCAAAAGACGAAGCATCCTTGGCTGGATGAAATCGACAAACAGACCTTCAGCCTCATCCGCTCGTTGGCTAAAAAATACCAGCAGCACGACGGCCACTCCGAAGCGGTTGCAGCAGTCTCCTTGCAACTTTTCGACAAACTTCACCGCGCCCATGGCCTAGGCAAACGGGAACGGCAGCTCCTTGAAGGCGCCGCTCTTTTGCACGACATCGGCAAATTCGTCAGCCTGCGCAGCCATTACTTGTTTTCACACCGCCTTATTTTGTCTTCGGACATTCTCGGTTTTTCGGAAAAAGAAAAACTGATCATGGCCTGCGTAGCGCAATACCATTCCAAAGGCACGCCGCAGCCTTCTGATCCGACTTTGAGCGGCTTGAGCGTGCAAGAACAAATGACAGTAGCCAAATTGGCCGCCATCATTCGTCTGGCTGACGCCATTGATCGCACGCATCGTCAAAAAGCACTCAAAATCGAATTGACCTTTCGCGGCGAAGAGCTGCTCGTCACCGTCACCACCCGCGAAGATTACGCGCTGGAACAATGGACCTTTGCCGACAAAGCTTCCTTTTTTGAGAACGTCTTCGGCATCCGTCCCATCTTAATACGACAGGCAGGTTGA
- a CDS encoding RNA degradosome polyphosphate kinase has protein sequence MFDKPEYFFNRELSWLKFNNRVLSEAGDTATPLLERLRFIAITASNLDEFFMIRVAGLKHQLESGINKTDAAGLTVAQQLERISETAHELVKNQYKQLRAIIPALCDAALCLRSIDSLSPQQQEWLDHTFHRTIYPVLTPLGVDASHPFPFLANRSLNLAVQLTHPDEEEPAIAIIPVPSVLPRLLEVPFAPQEERHFLFLEDIIAAYCSRLFQGYTLSQPLFFRITRNADMFIDEDEAEDLLEEVESALKQRKRGPAVRLEVSKHGNKELQAALQEELDIAGQDIYEINGPLDTSCFFRFADISGAAHLRHAPYQAPLPAALAEAEDIFAAIRQGDILLHHPYESFEPVVDFIRQAALDPQVLAIKQTLYRVSGNSPIVRALMEAAENGKQVTVLLELKARFDEENNIQWAKRLEEAGAHVIYGLMGLKTHSKIALVVRQEEDGICRYVHLGTGNYNDSTARIYTDLGLFTANDAFGADASAFFNMLSGYSDPPVWNKFIVAPLNMRERFYELVDEQIAAAQSGQPAHISAKMNSLIDKGIILKLYEASAAGVSIDLIIRGICGLRPGIAGVSDNITVRSIVGRFLEHHRIFIFGVGDDAKAYLSSADWMPRNLNERVELLFPIDDARHAARIRTMFSFFLKDGRKAYTLRSDGVYRRVDKKIDAFSSQAEFCRLAHKAAQKTWTLEQRLQPMQRKDT, from the coding sequence ATGTTTGATAAACCGGAATACTTTTTTAATCGCGAACTAAGCTGGCTCAAGTTCAACAACCGCGTCCTCAGCGAAGCAGGCGACACGGCAACGCCTCTTTTGGAACGGCTGCGCTTTATCGCCATCACCGCCTCCAACTTAGATGAATTTTTCATGATCCGCGTCGCCGGCCTCAAACATCAATTAGAGTCAGGCATCAATAAAACCGATGCCGCCGGACTCACTGTCGCCCAGCAATTAGAGCGCATTTCCGAAACGGCTCACGAGCTGGTTAAAAACCAGTATAAACAGCTGCGCGCCATCATTCCCGCCTTATGCGACGCTGCGCTCTGCCTGCGCAGCATTGACTCGTTATCGCCTCAACAGCAAGAATGGCTGGACCACACCTTCCACCGCACGATTTACCCGGTTCTCACTCCCCTGGGCGTAGACGCCAGCCACCCCTTCCCCTTCTTGGCCAACCGCAGCCTGAATCTGGCAGTACAGCTAACCCACCCTGACGAAGAAGAACCGGCGATCGCCATTATTCCCGTACCTTCGGTACTGCCCCGTTTGCTGGAAGTCCCTTTCGCGCCGCAAGAAGAACGTCATTTCCTGTTTTTAGAGGATATCATCGCCGCCTACTGCTCCCGCCTGTTTCAGGGCTATACTTTGAGTCAGCCGCTCTTCTTCCGCATCACGCGCAATGCCGACATGTTCATCGACGAGGACGAAGCCGAAGACCTGCTGGAAGAGGTGGAAAGCGCCCTCAAACAACGCAAGCGAGGCCCGGCGGTACGCCTGGAAGTCTCCAAGCACGGGAACAAGGAACTGCAGGCAGCGTTGCAGGAAGAGCTGGATATTGCAGGACAGGATATCTACGAAATTAACGGACCTTTGGATACTAGCTGTTTTTTCCGTTTCGCCGATATTTCCGGCGCCGCTCATTTGCGTCATGCGCCTTACCAGGCCCCCCTGCCGGCGGCCCTGGCCGAAGCAGAAGATATCTTCGCCGCCATCCGCCAGGGCGATATTTTGCTGCACCATCCCTACGAAAGCTTTGAGCCGGTAGTGGATTTCATCCGCCAAGCAGCCCTTGATCCCCAGGTATTGGCCATTAAGCAGACGCTGTACCGGGTCAGCGGCAATTCTCCCATTGTCCGAGCCCTTATGGAGGCCGCTGAGAACGGCAAGCAGGTCACGGTTCTCTTAGAGCTAAAAGCCCGCTTTGACGAAGAAAACAACATCCAATGGGCCAAACGCCTGGAAGAAGCCGGCGCGCATGTCATCTACGGCTTGATGGGCCTGAAAACCCATTCCAAAATCGCCTTGGTCGTACGCCAGGAGGAAGACGGCATTTGCCGCTATGTGCATTTGGGCACCGGCAACTACAACGATTCTACAGCCCGCATCTACACAGACCTGGGGCTTTTTACCGCCAACGACGCCTTTGGCGCCGACGCCTCGGCTTTCTTCAACATGCTTTCCGGCTACTCCGACCCGCCGGTATGGAATAAATTCATCGTAGCGCCGCTGAACATGAGGGAACGCTTTTACGAGCTTGTAGATGAGCAGATCGCCGCCGCCCAAAGCGGCCAGCCCGCGCACATCAGCGCCAAAATGAACTCTCTCATTGATAAAGGCATCATCCTCAAGCTCTACGAGGCCTCTGCCGCGGGCGTTTCCATCGACCTCATTATTCGCGGCATCTGCGGCCTGCGTCCAGGCATTGCAGGCGTCAGCGACAATATTACCGTCCGCAGCATTGTCGGCCGCTTCTTGGAACATCACCGCATCTTTATTTTCGGCGTTGGCGACGACGCTAAAGCCTATCTTTCCAGCGCCGACTGGATGCCCCGCAACCTCAATGAGCGGGTGGAGCTGCTTTTTCCCATCGATGATGCTCGACACGCCGCTCGCATCCGCACTATGTTCAGCTTCTTTCTCAAGGACGGGCGCAAAGCCTACACCTTGCGTTCCGACGGCGTCTATCGCCGCGTAGACAAAAAAATTGACGCTTTTTCCAGCCAAGCGGAATTCTGCCGTCTAGCCCACAAGGCCGCGCAAAAGACCTGGACCCTGGAACAGCGCCTGCAGCCCATGCAGCGGAAAGACACCTAG
- a CDS encoding histidine phosphatase family protein, with protein sequence MKSILLVRHGQAEHHTRGLTGGWTDVDLTPVGCRQIEALAKRLEPHFTGHAFDLVASDLKRAVQTAQILGQPFGHSLTQHPGLREMNNGIAAGKTEAEARKLSLPKTTPILDWQHYPEGESRRQFYNRVAAAMEELTARQRRPLVIVAHRGTIINILCWWLGLGVSGAVHHNFSFEVAPASLTVLRCNRWHENAIERLNDTAHLISAGFGDKILLDL encoded by the coding sequence TTGAAATCGATTCTTCTTGTCCGCCACGGGCAGGCCGAACACCATACCCGCGGACTAACCGGAGGTTGGACTGACGTCGATCTCACGCCAGTAGGCTGCCGCCAGATTGAGGCCCTTGCAAAACGCCTGGAGCCGCATTTTACAGGCCATGCTTTCGACCTCGTCGCCAGCGACTTAAAACGCGCCGTACAGACAGCCCAGATCCTCGGGCAGCCTTTCGGCCACTCCCTCACACAGCATCCAGGTCTGCGCGAAATGAACAATGGCATCGCCGCAGGCAAAACCGAGGCGGAAGCCCGCAAGCTGTCCTTGCCTAAAACAACCCCGATTCTCGATTGGCAGCATTACCCGGAAGGCGAGTCACGACGCCAGTTTTACAATCGCGTTGCCGCCGCCATGGAAGAGCTTACCGCCCGCCAGCGCCGCCCTCTGGTCATTGTGGCCCATAGAGGCACCATCATCAACATTCTCTGTTGGTGGCTGGGCTTAGGCGTCTCTGGCGCCGTTCATCACAATTTTTCCTTTGAAGTAGCCCCGGCCAGTTTAACGGTGCTGCGCTGCAACCGCTGGCACGAAAATGCCATCGAACGCCTTAATGACACCGCGCATCTGATCAGCGCCGGTTTTGGCGACAAAATTTTGTTGGATCTTTAA
- a CDS encoding Na+/H+ antiporter NhaC family protein has product MHTGFVFGLFFVGLLFSVQQHIPLLYPLLLGLAAFTALAMRQGHSLRSLGSMMLAGSRKSLIVIKIFVLIGVITAVWRSAGTISTIVYYGIAWMPGDYFLPGAFLLCSLVSFLLGTSFGTAGTIGVVLMVLAQSGHMDVSMAAGAIIAGAYFGDRSSPMSSSANLVAVLTGTNLYDNLKNMFRSAWIPFFLSTLAYVWLSQIHPLQFQADSISHEIAATFNLSPLTLLPALAILILGAYRTDVKLAMGVSILLGVFLSLWVQQVSAMQLFHYVIWGYTSEHTGFFAGIIQGGGLFSMLNVALIVLISSAYAGIFAGTNLLQNFENALMKLSQRTSPFASLLLSSLGTAAFSCNQTLAILLTYQLAHKTYASCRLSASRLALDLENSVVLLSVVIPWNIAGAVPAAALGADASFIPYAFYLFLVPLWWLLKTRNKD; this is encoded by the coding sequence ATGCATACAGGCTTTGTGTTCGGCCTCTTCTTTGTGGGCCTCCTCTTCAGCGTTCAGCAGCATATCCCGCTTCTTTATCCGCTTTTGCTGGGCCTGGCCGCCTTCACCGCTTTGGCGATGCGCCAGGGACATTCTTTACGGTCCTTAGGAAGTATGATGCTCGCAGGTTCACGCAAATCCTTGATTGTCATCAAAATCTTCGTGCTTATCGGCGTCATCACCGCTGTTTGGCGCTCTGCCGGCACCATCTCCACCATTGTCTACTACGGTATCGCCTGGATGCCTGGTGATTACTTCCTCCCAGGCGCTTTTCTTCTTTGCTCGCTGGTTTCCTTTCTCCTAGGCACTTCCTTCGGCACCGCCGGCACTATCGGCGTCGTGCTTATGGTGCTGGCGCAGAGCGGACATATGGACGTCTCCATGGCGGCCGGAGCCATCATCGCAGGGGCGTACTTTGGCGACCGCTCTTCGCCCATGTCCTCCAGCGCCAACTTAGTCGCCGTCCTCACCGGTACCAACCTTTACGATAACCTGAAAAACATGTTTCGCTCCGCTTGGATTCCTTTTTTCCTCTCCACGCTAGCCTACGTCTGGCTGTCTCAAATCCATCCGCTCCAATTTCAAGCGGACAGCATTTCCCACGAAATCGCTGCGACCTTCAACCTTTCTCCCTTGACGCTGCTGCCGGCTCTGGCTATTTTGATCCTGGGCGCTTACCGCACCGACGTTAAGCTGGCCATGGGGGTCAGCATCCTCCTTGGCGTCTTCCTCAGCCTCTGGGTGCAGCAAGTCTCCGCTATGCAGCTGTTCCACTACGTTATTTGGGGCTACACTTCGGAGCATACAGGTTTTTTTGCCGGCATCATCCAAGGAGGCGGACTTTTCTCCATGCTTAATGTCGCTCTGATCGTGCTTATCTCCTCCGCCTATGCCGGCATCTTCGCCGGTACAAACCTGCTGCAGAATTTCGAAAACGCTTTAATGAAGTTGAGCCAGCGTACCAGTCCGTTTGCCTCCTTGCTGCTCTCCAGCCTGGGAACCGCCGCTTTTAGCTGCAACCAAACATTAGCTATTTTGCTTACCTACCAATTGGCGCACAAAACCTACGCCAGTTGCCGCCTCAGCGCGTCTCGCCTGGCGCTGGATCTAGAAAACTCGGTCGTGCTCCTCTCTGTGGTCATTCCCTGGAACATCGCCGGCGCTGTACCGGCCGCCGCGTTAGGCGCAGACGCCTCCTTCATTCCCTATGCTTTTTACCTCTTCCTGGTTCCCTTGTGGTGGCTGTTAAAAACAAGAAATAAAGATTGA
- a CDS encoding HD domain-containing phosphohydrolase codes for MRIGTKIAFSQLAMGALIVAAMYMAAYWVWAPEYERWEERQTADKEKWIQHLWAAEEKRLALTVADWAPWDELYEFARQPSERKFERDNLSEDAMSNLRVEWMLLLDPAYKIRYSRSLLGDWEEKERLRFEEDWETRLAASPDIQEQLRRGESVKGLAILNGRPVLVAAQQILHSDKRGPSAGYLVMFQAVDADLLKEFSQMLQASLVLEQDKTLQEHYGQMTGAWFEEKDERLIRAYWPLEDIFGQYGMVLRLDIERHLYQEMHHQYQYFFLLSLAVLIMSLFVSVYGLDVLLTRRLRRLGDFLADIRNVGSEKQLKLPSGGNDELAQIAEKIEKMLERLREDRYQIDKLNQALQGELKERQKAEEQMQYHCWHDALTGLYNRTFLEIVLNEYTQSGAKGFGVICGDLDGLKIVNDTLGHEAGDALLRRTADLFRKILPETAITVRTGGDEFVSLLIDIREEDLWNWYQQLQTEAQKQDGSQMPLQISFGCRYQECCVPGGDELHNLLREADDAMYRQKNFRKQSTRGVVIQALLKMIELHESVTNGHSQRLKRLAEKLAREMDLPEEQIEKVILLAQFREIGRIGLPEPLLTKEEPLTEAERQEIQRHAEIGYRIALVIPELESIAELIRTHHEWWNGKGYPRGLKGEEIPLESRIVAIVDAYDAMTNYSVYRATREAEQVELELRRGRGLQFDPVLLDVFLEKMLGEEKQTQEVE; via the coding sequence ATGCGCATTGGCACAAAAATTGCCTTTTCTCAATTGGCTATGGGGGCGTTAATTGTTGCTGCCATGTATATGGCGGCTTATTGGGTATGGGCGCCGGAATATGAACGCTGGGAGGAGCGGCAGACGGCGGATAAGGAGAAATGGATTCAGCATTTATGGGCGGCGGAAGAAAAGCGTCTGGCCCTAACTGTGGCGGACTGGGCGCCGTGGGACGAGTTGTATGAGTTCGCCCGGCAGCCGTCGGAACGGAAATTTGAGCGGGACAACCTGAGCGAGGACGCTATGAGCAATCTGCGCGTAGAGTGGATGCTGCTTTTAGACCCGGCGTATAAGATTCGCTACAGCCGCTCGCTGCTGGGAGATTGGGAAGAAAAAGAGAGGCTGCGCTTTGAAGAAGACTGGGAGACGCGGTTAGCGGCCTCTCCGGATATACAGGAACAATTGCGTCGAGGAGAGAGCGTTAAAGGTTTAGCCATCTTAAATGGGAGACCGGTGTTAGTTGCGGCGCAGCAAATTTTGCACAGCGATAAACGAGGGCCTAGTGCTGGTTATTTGGTGATGTTTCAAGCGGTGGATGCGGATTTGCTGAAGGAATTTTCACAGATGCTGCAAGCGTCGCTGGTTTTGGAGCAAGATAAGACGCTGCAGGAGCATTATGGGCAGATGACGGGCGCTTGGTTTGAGGAGAAAGACGAACGGCTAATTCGGGCGTATTGGCCGCTGGAGGATATTTTCGGTCAGTATGGAATGGTGCTGCGTTTGGATATAGAGCGGCATTTATACCAAGAGATGCATCATCAATATCAGTACTTCTTTTTGTTGAGCCTTGCGGTGTTAATCATGTCTTTGTTTGTTTCTGTGTATGGCTTGGATGTGCTCTTGACCAGACGGCTCAGGCGGCTGGGGGATTTTTTGGCGGATATTCGCAATGTTGGAAGTGAAAAACAGCTTAAACTTCCTAGCGGCGGCAATGATGAGCTGGCTCAGATTGCGGAAAAAATAGAAAAGATGTTGGAACGGTTACGAGAGGATCGCTATCAGATCGACAAACTGAACCAAGCGTTGCAGGGAGAATTAAAAGAGCGTCAAAAAGCAGAGGAACAGATGCAGTACCATTGCTGGCATGACGCGCTGACAGGGCTCTATAACCGTACGTTTTTAGAAATTGTGCTAAATGAGTATACCCAAAGCGGTGCAAAAGGATTTGGTGTAATTTGCGGCGATTTGGACGGCTTGAAGATTGTCAATGATACCCTGGGTCATGAAGCCGGTGATGCGCTCTTGCGGCGTACGGCCGACTTGTTCCGAAAGATTTTGCCGGAGACGGCCATTACGGTACGGACTGGCGGTGATGAATTTGTTTCGTTGTTAATCGACATCCGAGAGGAAGACCTGTGGAATTGGTACCAGCAGCTGCAGACGGAAGCGCAAAAACAGGATGGCAGTCAGATGCCGCTGCAAATTTCCTTTGGCTGCCGCTATCAAGAATGCTGCGTGCCTGGTGGCGATGAGCTGCATAATTTGCTGCGTGAAGCGGACGATGCGATGTACCGCCAGAAAAATTTCCGCAAGCAAAGCACGAGGGGCGTAGTCATTCAAGCATTGCTAAAAATGATTGAGCTTCACGAGTCTGTAACTAACGGGCATTCGCAGCGTCTGAAGAGGTTGGCGGAAAAGTTGGCTCGGGAGATGGACCTTCCAGAAGAACAAATTGAAAAAGTAATCTTGTTGGCGCAGTTTCGTGAGATTGGCCGTATCGGATTGCCGGAGCCGTTGCTGACCAAAGAAGAGCCACTGACTGAAGCGGAGCGACAGGAAATACAGCGACATGCGGAAATCGGTTATCGAATTGCCCTGGTGATTCCCGAGCTGGAGAGCATTGCCGAGCTGATCCGTACGCATCATGAATGGTGGAATGGCAAAGGCTATCCCCGGGGGCTCAAGGGCGAGGAGATTCCGCTGGAAAGCCGGATTGTGGCCATTGTTGACGCGTATGACGCCATGACGAACTATAGCGTTTACCGCGCAACGCGGGAAGCCGAACAAGTGGAGCTGGAATTGCGCCGCGGCAGAGGCTTACAGTTTGACCCGGTGCTGCTGGACGTGTTCTTGGAAAAAATGCTGGGTGAGGAAAAGCAGACTCAGGAAGTGGAATGA